One window of the Magnolia sinica isolate HGM2019 chromosome 19, MsV1, whole genome shotgun sequence genome contains the following:
- the LOC131235648 gene encoding germin-like protein 9-3 encodes MASNILSHTLFLLVITMATYHISHASDPDITSDFIIPANRSTVDGTFFTFSGMRAPFQVDWPEAFNVTKASMAQFPALNGQSVSYAFLQYPSLSINPPHMHPRAAELLLVIEGSLEVGFIDTTNKLYTQTLNTLDMFVFPKGLVHYQYNANPNDPATALSAFGSANAGTVSVPSTIFATGIDEGILATAFKTDIPTIQKLKAGLAPPKA; translated from the coding sequence ATGGCTTCAAACATTCTCAGCCACACCTTGTTCTTGCTCGTAATCACCATGGCCACATATCACATCTCCCATGCAAGTGACCCAGACATCACATCCGATTTCATCATCCCAGCGAACAGGAGTACCGTTGACGGAACCTTCTTCACCTTCTCCGGCATGCGTGCTCCATTCCAAGTGGACTGGCCCGAAGCCTTTAACGTCACAAAAGCAAGCATGGCCCAGTTTCCAGCCCTCAATGGCCAGAGCGTCTCGTACGCCTTCCTCCAGTATCCATCCCTTTCCATAAATCCCCCCCACATGCATCCCCGCGCAGCCGAACTACTACTCGTCATCGAAGGCAGCCTTGAAGTGGGATTCATTGACACAACCAACAAGCTCTACACCCAAACACTCAACACGCTGGACATGTTCGTCTTCCCCAAAGGACTTGTGCACTACCAGTACAATGCCAACCCCAATGACCCGGCTACTGCCCTCTCTGCCTTTGGAAGCGCCAATGCTGGGACAGTGTCTGTCCCTAGCACCATCTTCGCCACTGGCATCGACGAAGGGATCCTCGCCACGGCTTTCAAGACTGACATTCCAACCATTCAAAAGCTCAAGGCTGGACTTGCACCACCCAAGGCCTAA